Below is a window of Shinella sp. PSBB067 DNA.
CTGCCGACCGACGACATCGAGGATGACGGCCGGACCTTCTTCAAGGCGCGGTCGGCGGATGGGCAGATCATTGGCTTCTCTGGTGTTGAGCGCTGCGATGGCGATTACCTCCTTCGTTCAGTCGTCGTGTATCCGGATCGGCGCGGAACTGGCCTCGGCGAAGCCCTCGTCGAGGTGACGGTGGCGAGTCTCGACCCTGGCGCCGCCGTGTTCCTTGCAACGACGAGCGCGGCGCAGTTCTTTGCGCGCCTCGGATTTTCTGAAGTCCAGCGGGACAGCGTGCCCGCTGCGGTGCTGGCAACACGCCAGCTTTCCGCCATCTGCCCATCGTCAGCGACCATCATGAGGCTCACAAGGCCGCCGACCTAACCACGGACCACGACCATGACCGACAAGACCTACAACGTGCTGTTCCTCTGCACGGGCAATTCCGCTCGCTCTATTCTCGCCGAATCCATCCTCAACAAGGAAGGCGGCAGACGGTTCAAAGCCTATTCCGCCGGCAGCCAGCCGAAGGGGGAAGTCAATCCGCATGCCCTGACGGAACTCGAAGCACTCGGCTATCCCTCGACGGGCTTCTCGTCGAAGAGTTGGGATGTGTTCGCAGAACCCAATGCCCCACAGATGGATTTCATCTTCACCGTCTGCGACAGCGCCGCCGGCGAGGCCTGCCCGGTCTGGATCGGCCATCCGATGACCGCCCATTGGGGCGTCGAGGACCCGGCCGCCGTCGTTGGATCGGAAGTCGAGATCCAGCGCGCCTTCGCCCAGGCCGCCCGCTTCCTCAAGAACCGCATCACGGCCTTCATCAACCTCCCGCTTGCCTCGATCGATCGCATGGCGCTGGAGACTAGGCTCCGCCAGATCGGCACAATGGAGGGATCAACGACGCCCGAAGGAAAGTCGGCCTGATGTCCACATTCGAACGCTATCTCACCATCTGGGTCTTCCTCTGCATCATCGTCGGCGTCGCCCTCGGCCATTTCATGCCCGATCTCTTCCAGATCATCGGCGCGGCCGAGGTCGCTGAGGTGAACATCCCCGTGGCGATCCTGATCTGGCTGATGATCATCCCGATGCTGCTGAAGATCGATTTCCGGTCGCTGGTGCAGGTCAGCACCTACTGGCGCGGCATCGGCGTAACCCTGTTCATCAATTGGGCGGTCAAGCCGTTCTCGATGGCGCTGCTCGGCTGGCTGTTCATCGGCTGGCTGTTCCGCCCCTACCTGCCTGCCGACCAGATCGACTCCTATATCGCGGGACTGATCATCCTCGCCGCTGCTCCCTGCACGGCCATGGTCTTCGTCTGGAGCAACCTGACGCGTGGCGAGCCGCTGTTCACCCTCTCGCAGGTCGCGCTGAACGACGCGATCATGGTCGTCGCTTTCGCGCCGATCGTCGGCCTGCTGCTCGGCCTCTCCGCCATCACCGTGCCGTGGGACACGCTTGTTGTGTCCGTTGCCCTCTATATCGTCGTGCCCGTCATTATCGCTCAGATCATCCGCCGCCGGCTCACGGCTGACGGAACGACGCGGGCACTGGACGGCATGCTCGCGAAGTTGCAGCCGGTGTCGCTGGTGGCACTTCTCGTAACCCTGATCCTGCTCTTCGCCTTCCAGGGTGAGCAGATCATCGCCCAGCCCGCCGTCATCGGCTTGCTCGCCGTGCCGATCCTGATCCAGGTTTATTTCAACTCCGGGCTCGCCTATCTCCTCAACCGGATGACCGGCGAACGGCATTGCGTTGCCGGCCCGTCGGCTCTGATCGGCGCCAGCAACTTCT
It encodes the following:
- the arsN2 gene encoding arsenic resistance N-acetyltransferase ArsN2; protein product: MNTIRLEQVTGNDTDLKAALTDARLPTDDIEDDGRTFFKARSADGQIIGFSGVERCDGDYLLRSVVVYPDRRGTGLGEALVEVTVASLDPGAAVFLATTSAAQFFARLGFSEVQRDSVPAAVLATRQLSAICPSSATIMRLTRPPT
- the arsB gene encoding ACR3 family arsenite efflux transporter — protein: MSTFERYLTIWVFLCIIVGVALGHFMPDLFQIIGAAEVAEVNIPVAILIWLMIIPMLLKIDFRSLVQVSTYWRGIGVTLFINWAVKPFSMALLGWLFIGWLFRPYLPADQIDSYIAGLIILAAAPCTAMVFVWSNLTRGEPLFTLSQVALNDAIMVVAFAPIVGLLLGLSAITVPWDTLVVSVALYIVVPVIIAQIIRRRLTADGTTRALDGMLAKLQPVSLVALLVTLILLFAFQGEQIIAQPAVIGLLAVPILIQVYFNSGLAYLLNRMTGERHCVAGPSALIGASNFFELAVAAAISLFGFQSGAALATVVGVLIEVPVMLSVVWIVNRSKDWYEAAPAVSRTAVTERH
- a CDS encoding arsenate reductase ArsC, with amino-acid sequence MTDKTYNVLFLCTGNSARSILAESILNKEGGRRFKAYSAGSQPKGEVNPHALTELEALGYPSTGFSSKSWDVFAEPNAPQMDFIFTVCDSAAGEACPVWIGHPMTAHWGVEDPAAVVGSEVEIQRAFAQAARFLKNRITAFINLPLASIDRMALETRLRQIGTMEGSTTPEGKSA